The following proteins are encoded in a genomic region of Arthrobacter jiangjiafuii:
- a CDS encoding ParA family protein: MDLMDESTPLARELANESRRREKLRGRVLPRPAETRIMTVSNQKGGVGKTTTTVNLAAALASAGLNVLVIDIDPQGNASTALGIDHRAEVESIYDVLIDDLPLANVVAQCPDISNLICAPATIHLAGAEIELVSLVAREQRLRRAIEAYAAERVRMGQERLDYIFIDCPPSLGLLTVNAFVAAREVLIPIQCEYYALEGLSQLLKNIEMIQKHLNADLVVSTILLTMYDGRTNLAAQVAAEVREHFPEQVLGAVVPRSVRISEAPSYQQTVMTYDPSSSGALSYLEAAAEIAQRG, encoded by the coding sequence ATGGACCTGATGGACGAAAGCACCCCGCTTGCCCGGGAACTGGCAAATGAAAGCCGACGCCGCGAAAAGCTGCGCGGTCGTGTTCTCCCTCGACCGGCGGAAACACGGATTATGACGGTCAGCAACCAGAAGGGCGGCGTGGGAAAGACCACCACCACCGTCAATCTGGCCGCCGCATTGGCCAGCGCAGGCCTCAACGTACTGGTGATCGACATTGATCCGCAGGGGAATGCTTCCACCGCCCTTGGCATCGACCATCGGGCCGAGGTGGAGAGTATTTACGACGTCCTGATCGACGACCTTCCGCTGGCGAATGTGGTGGCCCAGTGCCCGGACATCTCAAACCTCATTTGCGCGCCAGCCACCATCCACCTCGCCGGCGCAGAGATTGAACTCGTGTCCCTGGTGGCACGCGAGCAGCGGCTTCGCCGCGCGATCGAAGCCTATGCCGCAGAGCGCGTGCGGATGGGTCAGGAGCGCCTGGATTACATCTTCATCGATTGCCCGCCGAGCCTGGGCCTTCTGACGGTCAACGCCTTCGTGGCTGCCCGCGAGGTGCTCATTCCCATCCAGTGTGAGTACTACGCATTGGAGGGACTCAGCCAGCTGTTGAAGAACATCGAGATGATCCAGAAGCACCTGAACGCAGACTTGGTTGTTTCCACCATTCTGTTGACCATGTACGACGGCCGCACCAATCTCGCCGCCCAGGTGGCAGCTGAGGTCCGGGAGCATTTCCCCGAACAGGTGCTCGGCGCCGTGGTCCCGAGATCCGTCCGCATTTCCGAGGCGCCCAGCTATCAGCAGACGGTCATGACCTATGACCCTTCTTCCAGTGGCGCTCTGTCGTATCTTGAAGCTGCGGCGGAAATCGCGCAGCGCGGCTAG
- the rsmG gene encoding 16S rRNA (guanine(527)-N(7))-methyltransferase RsmG encodes MVETTPAERTAAEKIFGARLGLAERYVEHLATSGMERGLLGPREVPRLWSRHVLNCAVVADLIDENAKVADVGSGAGLPGLCLAIARPDLQLTLIEPLERRVIWLNEVVADLGLDNVVVIRGRAEQVVADVNADVVTARAVSALSTLAGLTIPLLKGKGVVLAIKGRSAEEEIQKAAKVIRKLGGRNTSILTAGEGLLEEHTTVVRIAVG; translated from the coding sequence GTGGTTGAAACAACGCCCGCTGAACGAACAGCGGCGGAAAAGATCTTTGGCGCCAGACTGGGGCTGGCTGAGCGCTATGTCGAACACCTCGCCACCTCCGGCATGGAACGGGGTCTGCTGGGCCCGCGCGAGGTACCCAGGCTCTGGAGCAGGCACGTCCTGAACTGCGCCGTTGTCGCTGATCTGATCGATGAAAACGCCAAGGTCGCCGATGTCGGCAGCGGGGCCGGACTTCCAGGCCTGTGCCTGGCCATCGCCCGCCCGGACCTGCAGCTGACCCTGATCGAGCCGCTGGAACGCCGGGTTATCTGGCTCAACGAAGTGGTGGCCGATCTCGGCCTCGACAACGTCGTGGTTATCCGGGGCCGGGCTGAACAGGTTGTCGCGGATGTGAACGCCGACGTCGTGACGGCCCGGGCAGTATCGGCCCTGTCCACTCTGGCCGGCCTGACGATTCCGCTGCTGAAGGGCAAAGGCGTTGTGTTGGCCATCAAAGGCCGCAGCGCCGAAGAGGAGATCCAGAAGGCGGCCAAGGTCATCCGCAAGCTGGGCGGGCGGAACACATCCATCCTCACCGCCGGCGAGGGCCTGCTCGAAGAGCACACCACCGTGGTCCGGATCGCCGTCGGATAG